One stretch of Desulfosoma sp. DNA includes these proteins:
- the dnaB gene encoding replicative DNA helicase has translation MEGLSDELKRIPPHQIEAEQSLIGGLLVDNSGVPAALEILRGDEFYRDAHRVIFQAIQELFERNEPIDLVTVADFLEQKDKLDAVGGAAYLASLTALVPSAANVAAYAKIVSEKAILRRLIQVSGEIMSWCYGAGKNADEILDRAEAAIFAITERRIRSSYALIKDVVKQSIGTIEALQERRDMVTGVPTHFTDLDKITSGLQPSDLIIIAARPSMGKTAFALNIVRNAAMKSGVPCAFFSLEMSKEQLAMRLLCAEARVDSQKVRTGFLSQNDIVKLLSAAGSFMDAPIYVDDTPAISTLELRAKARRLKTEHNIGLVVVDYLQLMRSREQAERRELEISDISRSLKALAKELNIPVVALSQLNRKVEERHDKRPQLADLRESGAIEQDADVIVFIYRDEVYNPESKDKGTAEIHVSKQRNGPTGRVRLAFINSYTRFEDLAVQDMPV, from the coding sequence ATGGAAGGGCTCTCCGACGAGCTCAAGAGAATCCCTCCTCATCAAATCGAAGCCGAACAGTCTTTGATAGGTGGGCTTCTGGTGGACAACAGCGGCGTACCGGCCGCTTTGGAAATTCTTCGTGGGGATGAGTTCTATCGGGACGCTCATCGGGTGATCTTTCAAGCCATTCAAGAACTGTTTGAGCGCAACGAACCCATCGATCTGGTTACCGTCGCCGATTTTCTTGAACAGAAAGACAAACTGGACGCCGTCGGTGGAGCCGCCTATCTGGCCTCCCTGACGGCCTTGGTCCCCTCAGCGGCCAATGTGGCCGCCTATGCCAAGATTGTTAGTGAAAAGGCCATTCTCCGGCGTCTTATTCAGGTCTCTGGGGAAATCATGTCCTGGTGCTACGGCGCGGGCAAAAATGCGGACGAAATCCTGGACCGTGCCGAAGCCGCCATCTTTGCCATCACGGAACGGCGTATTCGCAGCTCCTACGCCCTCATCAAAGACGTGGTCAAGCAAAGCATCGGAACCATCGAGGCGCTTCAGGAACGCCGGGACATGGTGACGGGAGTGCCCACGCACTTTACAGACCTCGACAAGATCACCTCAGGATTGCAACCATCGGATCTCATCATCATCGCGGCTCGACCCAGCATGGGAAAGACCGCTTTTGCGCTGAACATCGTCCGGAACGCCGCCATGAAAAGCGGTGTGCCGTGTGCGTTCTTTTCTTTAGAAATGAGCAAGGAACAGCTGGCGATGAGGTTGCTGTGCGCGGAGGCCCGTGTGGATTCGCAAAAGGTGCGCACGGGCTTTCTCAGCCAAAACGACATCGTCAAGCTGCTTTCCGCCGCCGGCTCCTTTATGGACGCTCCGATTTACGTCGACGACACACCGGCCATCTCCACTCTGGAACTTCGCGCTAAAGCTCGACGCCTCAAGACGGAACACAACATCGGCCTGGTGGTTGTGGATTACTTACAGTTGATGCGCAGTCGTGAACAGGCGGAGCGGCGTGAACTGGAAATTTCCGATATTTCTCGATCGCTTAAGGCTCTGGCCAAAGAATTGAACATTCCTGTTGTGGCTTTGTCCCAGCTGAACCGCAAGGTGGAAGAACGCCACGACAAGAGGCCGCAGTTGGCGGATTTGAGGGAATCCGGAGCCATAGAACAAGACGCCGACGTCATTGTCTTCATTTATCGGGACGAAGTCTACAATCCGGAAAGCAAGGACAAGGGCACGGCGGAAATTCACGTGAGCAAACAACGAAACGGTCCCACAGGCCGAGTCAGATTGGCCTTTATTAACAGTTACACTCGCTTTGAAGATTTGGCCGTTCAAGATATGCCCGTGTAG
- the rplI gene encoding 50S ribosomal protein L9, protein MKVILTENIPNLGQIGDVVKVAPGYGRNYLLPKGLALEASSSKIRELEHHKRVLAQKKEKVRRQMLSLAEKLNETTLTFARKVIEEDKLYGSVSITDIQKALQQKGIDLDKRFILLDQPIKQLGECTVPIKVDADITANITVVVTKEE, encoded by the coding sequence ATGAAAGTGATTCTTACGGAAAACATTCCGAATTTGGGACAAATCGGAGACGTCGTCAAGGTGGCTCCGGGCTACGGTCGTAATTACCTGTTGCCTAAGGGCTTGGCCCTTGAAGCTTCCAGCTCGAAAATTCGCGAACTGGAACACCACAAACGCGTTTTGGCACAAAAGAAAGAAAAAGTTCGACGTCAGATGCTTTCTCTGGCGGAAAAACTCAATGAGACAACCCTTACTTTTGCGCGGAAAGTCATCGAAGAAGATAAGCTCTACGGATCCGTCAGCATCACGGACATTCAAAAAGCCTTGCAACAGAAAGGTATCGACCTGGACAAGCGCTTTATTCTTTTGGATCAGCCCATTAAACAGTTGGGCGAGTGTACCGTGCCCATCAAGGTGGACGCGGACATTACGGCGAACATCACGGTTGTGGTGACCAAGGAAGAATAA
- a CDS encoding DUF2232 domain-containing protein, giving the protein MTMDMERSQGTGHGALTTVMRELAVGIGVSVGMFVVLVLIPISGIAATMIVPVPSLIGVYRWGIPLGYLVPGGSALVGGTLSLLLKAPQAFVYFLELLLLGTFLGHGMRKGWSMTRTVADAVIKVCAFGAFMFWWTHGQAEGGLWEHLETQLRTLMLSVWTETAPEGLEGSDLPVEWNVWVTVLARLFPGVAVATTIICAWLILSVTRRILYLRGVPMPPWPAWFVWSAPEPLVWAVIAAGFLMLAPPWNAKVVGANVVIAVGAVYFLQGVAITAYYFSRWKVPSFLQAFGYALIFFQQFVGLAVAFMGFFDTWFDFRRLKKKADVLSPS; this is encoded by the coding sequence ATGACGATGGACATGGAGCGGTCCCAGGGAACAGGGCACGGTGCCCTCACGACGGTCATGAGGGAACTCGCCGTCGGGATTGGTGTGAGCGTGGGGATGTTTGTGGTTTTGGTTCTGATCCCCATCAGCGGCATTGCGGCGACGATGATCGTTCCGGTGCCTTCCTTGATCGGTGTCTACCGGTGGGGAATCCCTCTAGGGTACTTGGTGCCCGGGGGATCCGCCCTGGTAGGAGGAACCTTGTCCCTGCTTCTCAAGGCGCCTCAAGCGTTCGTATATTTCCTGGAACTGCTTCTGCTGGGCACCTTTTTGGGACACGGTATGCGCAAAGGATGGTCCATGACGCGCACTGTGGCCGATGCCGTTATAAAGGTTTGTGCCTTTGGAGCTTTCATGTTCTGGTGGACGCACGGTCAGGCCGAAGGCGGTCTCTGGGAACATCTGGAAACCCAGCTGCGTACCCTTATGCTCTCGGTCTGGACGGAAACGGCTCCCGAAGGGTTAGAAGGCTCGGATTTACCTGTGGAATGGAACGTCTGGGTGACCGTTCTGGCCCGTCTCTTTCCGGGTGTGGCCGTGGCTACGACCATCATCTGCGCTTGGCTGATTCTGTCTGTGACACGTCGCATACTTTACCTTCGAGGTGTGCCGATGCCGCCTTGGCCTGCCTGGTTTGTATGGAGTGCTCCTGAACCCTTGGTCTGGGCGGTCATCGCCGCAGGGTTCCTCATGTTGGCCCCCCCATGGAATGCCAAGGTGGTGGGAGCGAATGTGGTCATCGCTGTGGGAGCGGTGTACTTTTTACAAGGTGTGGCCATCACCGCTTATTATTTCAGCCGATGGAAGGTGCCCAGCTTTTTACAGGCCTTCGGTTATGCCTTGATTTTTTTCCAGCAGTTTGTCGGCTTGGCTGTGGCTTTTATGGGGTTTTTTGACACCTGGTTTGATTTTCGGCGATTGAAAAAGAAAGCCGATGTTCTTTCACCGTCGTGA
- the rpsR gene encoding 30S ribosomal protein S18 — protein MVVKRKRRRRVFRRRRVCRFCADASLHIDYKDAKMLRYFLTERGKIIPRRISDNCAKHQRELTLAIKRARQMALLPYTVDHSI, from the coding sequence GTGGTCGTTAAGAGAAAACGAAGGAGAAGGGTTTTTCGACGCCGTCGTGTGTGCCGGTTCTGCGCGGACGCCAGCCTGCATATCGATTACAAAGACGCGAAAATGCTTCGCTATTTTCTTACCGAGCGGGGCAAGATTATTCCACGGCGTATTTCGGACAACTGTGCTAAACATCAGCGAGAATTGACCCTGGCCATCAAGCGCGCTCGCCAGATGGCCCTTCTGCCGTACACGGTGGATCATTCCATCTAA
- the rpsF gene encoding 30S ribosomal protein S6: MALRKYESFFIVDPDLPEDAYQSVSQKFRGVVESGGGTVLTYTPWGKKKLAYPVKKKTYGYYVLMEFASGPDLIAELERTMRIDERVLKFITVKLDDAFDPEKEKDRQRPVRMPPADDEDETAPRFAASSEEEEEDEEEGEDED; this comes from the coding sequence ATGGCATTGCGCAAGTACGAGTCGTTTTTCATTGTGGACCCCGATCTTCCCGAAGACGCCTACCAAAGCGTGTCCCAAAAGTTTCGCGGGGTCGTGGAATCGGGAGGTGGCACCGTGCTCACCTACACGCCTTGGGGCAAAAAGAAGCTGGCCTATCCGGTCAAAAAGAAAACCTACGGCTATTACGTGCTCATGGAATTCGCCTCAGGGCCGGACCTGATCGCCGAGTTGGAACGCACCATGCGCATTGATGAACGGGTGCTCAAGTTCATCACGGTGAAGCTGGACGATGCGTTTGATCCTGAAAAGGAAAAGGATCGCCAGCGCCCTGTGCGGATGCCTCCGGCCGACGATGAAGATGAAACAGCGCCTCGGTTTGCCGCCTCGAGTGAGGAAGAAGAGGAAGACGAAGAAGAAGGCGAGGACGAAGACTAA
- a CDS encoding septum formation initiator family protein: MKWDWHELIGRWGTIALVVFLAAMDLLLFRAVFFSSKGLQGYQNKRRQVAVLEEKVTQLRKEVQKLYLQTQKFKEDPLYAERYLRQNLDLIREDEIVVRFTPPQRDSSPHSQKNEAAQPPKGTQRP, encoded by the coding sequence ATGAAATGGGACTGGCATGAACTGATAGGACGATGGGGAACGATCGCATTGGTTGTGTTTCTGGCGGCCATGGATCTTTTGCTCTTTCGAGCTGTTTTTTTCTCTTCAAAGGGTCTTCAAGGCTACCAAAACAAGCGCCGTCAAGTGGCCGTTTTGGAGGAAAAGGTCACTCAATTGCGCAAGGAGGTGCAAAAGCTCTATCTTCAGACCCAAAAATTCAAGGAAGATCCCCTTTACGCGGAACGGTATCTGCGACAGAATTTGGATCTTATTCGGGAAGACGAAATTGTGGTTCGATTCACTCCCCCTCAACGAGACAGCTCCCCTCATTCTCAGAAAAACGAAGCCGCGCAACCCCCAAAGGGCACGCAAAGACCTTGA